The DNA window tttcgctctctcgttctctcgttctctctctctctctctctccgttatCAATCACTTCCTGGTCCAGACAGTGCGTCTCCCAGGCATCAGTCTAGTATCTTCCCCTGTGGTGGAGCAACACAAAAGCAGACATTAGGAACAAGCAAAAGCTTCAGCACTTCATCCCTGGTTCAACAAGAGATGTACAACACAAAGGGCCGAATAAGTATGTATAATAAGTATAAGTTTATCAGTTGTTATTACCATTCAGATCATTGTTGTTACCATTCAGATCATCAATTTGTCTATTCAGTAGTACATTTGAATTCAGCTCATATAATGTCATGtcaaataaaacctgaaaacCAGAAACAGCCATGTCCAGACTAATATTAGATCAGTAAATCCTAACAGAAAAATAGAACATAATCTATGATCATAATCTATATCATTTTAATTGACAGATATCTAAATATTAAGTGCTAATTGTAACTttgtatttttgatattttatttctatttgaatatttaatcaaaaatattaccctttgtatttatttatttgatttgagatGCATCTCACAATTAATTAATGTGGGTGGCTGACTGTACCATTGCTACCTTTAGGCTGCTTAACCCTTTCCTGCCATCGTCTCCAACGACTGTTCCTCTCAATATTTAACAAATAATATAATCAACAAacagtgttgttttgttttgcgtTATAGAATAATTGAGTGGATAAAGTgtataaagaagaagaatgcGGAAAAACTGATTTCTTCCGTCTCTTAATTGGTCGTATCAAACAAAGTGAGTCACTGTAACTAAAACATCACAACACTCATATTGAAGATATAATTCAATCAAAGCAGCTCAACCTCGACTTCGGCCCTTTGAAGCTTTGTAATTGAATCTTACAAATGCGAACTTCGACATGGTTTCTTGACTCCATACTGAGCCTTTGATAGAAGGCAAACAGCAGGAGGGAGCGGAGGAATCATAATCAGTCTTTCAGCACAAGTTCATCTGCCCCTCACACACCACTTCCCCTGCCTAGACCCCGGCCTGAAAAGAAGGGGTCAATGGCGGCATTCCTGCTTTGATATCAAAGGTCCCCTGGTTACTCGTAGCCCGAACAAAAGCTTTTTCATCTGGTTAGTGGGCGAATCCCCTCCCCTTCTCCCTAATAAATGTAGGACCCATTGATGTTTCAAAAAAATTCACTATGAGAAGATTGTGTGATAGGCCAACATAGGAATGTTgaatttttagttttttttttacattatctgCATGGTGATatttaacaaaatgaaaaaagttgtAAAGCAGATGTCCATCTCACCTGCTCATGATGCTGCTGTGATCTCTGTGGACACAGGCTCGATCTCCTTCACGGCCTCCTCaatcacctccatcacctggGCCATCACCTCGGCGCACTTccctgatgtcttcttctccgTCTCCGAATGGTCCTCTGCTGCCTCCGTCTCCTCTCCTGACGCCGGCGCTTGAGCTTCTTCTGACAGTGTTGAGAGTTTTTTTACGCTTGCAGGGCTCGCGGGCTCTACGCTggtgttgttgttcactggaCCATTGCTGTCAAACTCTACCACTGCCTCTTCTTCCACCAATTGCTCCTCCACCAGATGTGCTGTCTGCAGGACCACCTGGACTGGCATGTGGATCTCGATttctttgttctcctctgattcctcCGATTGtggtttcacctcctcctcttggctctcttccttctccacctctgcGACACCCTCTACGACTTCTTCCAAAACAACCGTTTCTTCTTCACTTACTTTAACCTCCACAGCTTGCTTCAACTCTTCCACttgttccttctcctcctcctcctcctctacctttGCGTCAAGGCTCTCTGTGACCTCTAAAGCGATTGTGTCAATGACCTCCATGGCAACATGAAGCTGCGGGGGGGACTTCGGTGCTGGAATGTCACAGACGACAGCGACAGGGGTGTCGCTGACTACAATGTTCTCAGTTtggatttctttctctgttCCTGCTGTTGCCTGGACTGGTGATGGGGCGGTGGCAGGCTCTTGGGGTTCAGGTGTGGTCTCTGAAACTTTATCTATGGCATCTTGAATGATAGCCTGAGCAATAACCTGGCTCTGAGTCTCAGACTCAGAGGGCTGCTGCACATCATCCTGGatttcctccatcttctctgtTGCCTGCTCACCGACAGCAGGACTCTCTGGCTTTACAGTCTCAACGGCAGTGGCCTCCACAactgtctcttcctcctttatGGTCACCTCCTCGGAGCTTGCCACCTGGTCAGACTCCACACTGAGCGGGGTGATGCCAACCACCGTTTCTGTGATGAGAGCCTCCTCACTTGATACGACTACACTCTCCTTTGTGATGGTGGTCATTGTAGTGCTACACGTGGTAAAAGATATGTCTTCATTCACAACCTGGAATACCTCTGCGATAGGCGCATGTTCCTCAGTGGCAGCATCAAGCAGCTCCATGTCCATTTTCACTGCCTTGGTCTCTACAGTTGGCTCGCTGACTTCTATGCTCTGGGTGCAGATGGTTGTCTCACATGTTGGGGTAATGGGGTTGACTACTTCCGCTTTTGGAGAGTTCTCGCTCACTGTGGTGGTCTGAAGGACAACAGACTCCTCCAGAAGAGTGGTGACGACTCCAATACTCTCAATTTCAGGTTCGCAGCTCTCAGTGGCAACTTGAATGGCCTCCCCATCATCCTGTGAATTTTCAACAGCGGGCTCAAGGTCAGTGGTTTCAACTTGCTGCACTTGGGCCATGAACACTCCATCTTCCACAACGGTGCCTTCTTCTGGACTGGCGGGTTTATCTTCAATCAACACCTCTGTGCCCAGGACATCATGGACCACGGCCATGCACTCAACGAGGGCTGTTGCAGGCTTCTCCAGAGCTACTTTGGCGATCTCCTTCGTGCCCAGGCCAGTACAGATAGCCATTGCCTCTTCACTAGCATGTGGCTGCAGGATAGTATTTGACGTTACCTCTGCATTCTCGGTTGGTGGTTCACCCTCGATGTTTTCAGAAGCTGCCTCCACTGATACATCTACAACAGTCACAGATGTCTGGCATATAATTTCACTGATTTGGGCATCAATACCTGCCACAACCTCCTCGGCGTTTCCTGACAAGGGTCCCTGAGGAACGAGGGTGGCCTCTGAAGCTGGAGCCTGAGTGACAGGCTTCATTTCAGCTGTAGACAGCCTACGCCCCCTGCGACCAAGGCTGTTGTTGGTCCGATTAGCCTGGTCCTCATCATCTGCAATATCAGTGTCAACAGACTTTGGGGTGGCAGcactctctgcctcctctgggATGTCACTCAGCTGATCTTGGTTATTATCAGCTTCTTCGACAGAGGCTGGAATCCATGAAGGGGATCTATCTTCAGTAGACTCGGTAGTCTGGATTTCAGCTGGTGCTTCCTGTTTAGCCTCAACCTGGTCATCGTACTCTGAGAGTGGAACCACAGCTGGGGTGTCAGAGTCCTCCTCTGTGGAGGCCTGCTTTTCAACCTTCTTCTTTCTGCGTCCAGGGAAGAACTTCCTCAAGGAGAAAGAAGACTCTTCCTTTGGGGCTTCACTGTCTGACTGGACTTGGTTCTCACTCTCCTCTGGTTTTTCATCAAGTTTGGGCTTACTCTTTGACATAACCATGCGTTTCAGTGTGTCCCAGGTAGATTCTCTCTCAGGGGGGCTTAAAGCCTCAGCGGAGGAAACAACTTCTCCTTCgccttctccttcactctctgtgttttgtgaGGCAGAAGTGACAACAGCAGCCTCGGGTTTgacctcctgttcctcttctgcAACTGATTCtacagctgctgcttcctcttcaatcttggtctcctcatcatcagaatcagatgtcctccttgtcctcttttTGGTTCCACCCATACACATGAGGGCATCCCAGGAGACAGAGGTGTCCATTTTCTTTTTGGGCTCTTCTGTGCTGCTGACAAGTTTCTCAGTGTTTTCAGTCTTTGGTTCTTCCTCAGTTGGCTTTTCCTCTGTGGCCTCCTCCTCAACACTCTTATCTGCTAATGGAGCGCTCTCAGAAGACGACAGTGTGGCTGACTTTGCTGGTTTCTCACCTGTGGCTTCATCATCACTCTCAGAAGACCTTTTCACAAGCTTCTTGGGAGTTACTAATCTCTTGAAGGAGGACCAGGCAATGATgccctcttttttcttctctccgtcAGAGGCAACTTCAACCTCACCCTCTTGGCTGGACTCATTCTGGGTCACCTCCACAGCAAGGACATGCTCTCCTGACTCTTCTGGAGATGAGGGTCCACTGTCGGCTTTAGGAGCCTCTGCTGATTCAGTGGATGACTGAAGCTGCTCAGCTGCCTGCTCGCCAGACTCAGTCAATTTGCTCACAGCCTCTTTCTTGGTCTTTTGTTTCTTAGTTGACAGTTTCTTCAAGCCGGCACCAGTGAAGAGCTTCTTCAGGGGGCTGCCCTGGGACTTAACCTTCTCCTGTGATGAGAGGAGCTCAACCTCAGACGTCACCTCTGCTGGAgccttctcctcttctgcttttgCCTCTTCTTGTTTAGTCTCATCAGAAGTACCTGCTGAGGGAGCAGTGGTTTCCTCAGGGGTTGCCTCTGATTTGACTTCCTCTGAAGTGACTGGCGCCTCATCCTTTGGCTCAGATTTGTCTTCCTCTGGAGTTGCTGGTGCCTCCTCCTGGTTTCCTAGCTCTGCATCAACCTTGTCCTCCTCTGCTGGAGCAGTTTCCTCTGATTTAGCTGCTTCCTCTTCAACAACGGTctccttgtcttcctcctcttttgtcTTCTTGATGCTGGCTTTCTTTCGCAGGTTAGAGAAGATGCCTCCACCGAAGAGCTTTCTGAAGGGGGACAGGGTCAGGGTGGTCTCTTGGGAGGGTGGACTGGCCTCTCCTTCCTTATCAGCTTCTTCCTCCTTGACTGCTTCATCAGTATCTCCATTTGCAGCGTCTCCAGCTGGGGCATCAGTGGTTTCAGCTTTTTCAGTGACTTCAGCCTCAACAGTAGTTGCCTCTGAGTCAGCCTCcttctcttcagctgtgctcttctcctcctcctttgtaGGTTCATCCGTCCCAGTTAGCTCTTCTCCTTCCTTATCTTTGACCGTCAGTAGCTTCACAGGGTCTTTCTCCTCattcttgtctttcttcagtGTGAACT is part of the Limanda limanda chromosome 18, fLimLim1.1, whole genome shotgun sequence genome and encodes:
- the akap12b gene encoding A-kinase anchor protein 12b, producing MLGTITLTVGQPDAVSVPPKEEASEAVESAQDEVAPQVNGEKVEKESPDANDISAVEEKAGEEKPDDATEVGFKKIFRFVGFKFTLKKDKNEEKDPVKLLTVKDKEGEELTGTDEPTKEEEKSTAEEKEADSEATTVEAEVTEKAETTDAPAGDAANGDTDEAVKEEEADKEGEASPPSQETTLTLSPFRKLFGGGIFSNLRKKASIKKTKEEEDKETVVEEEAAKSEETAPAEEDKVDAELGNQEEAPATPEEDKSEPKDEAPVTSEEVKSEATPEETTAPSAGTSDETKQEEAKAEEEKAPAEVTSEVELLSSQEKVKSQGSPLKKLFTGAGLKKLSTKKQKTKKEAVSKLTESGEQAAEQLQSSTESAEAPKADSGPSSPEESGEHVLAVEVTQNESSQEGEVEVASDGEKKKEGIIAWSSFKRLVTPKKLVKRSSESDDEATGEKPAKSATLSSSESAPLADKSVEEEATEEKPTEEEPKTENTEKLVSSTEEPKKKMDTSVSWDALMCMGGTKKRTRRTSDSDDEETKIEEEAAAVESVAEEEQEVKPEAAVVTSASQNTESEGEGEGEVVSSAEALSPPERESTWDTLKRMVMSKSKPKLDEKPEESENQVQSDSEAPKEESSFSLRKFFPGRRKKKVEKQASTEEDSDTPAVVPLSEYDDQVEAKQEAPAEIQTTESTEDRSPSWIPASVEEADNNQDQLSDIPEEAESAATPKSVDTDIADDEDQANRTNNSLGRRGRRLSTAEMKPVTQAPASEATLVPQGPLSGNAEEVVAGIDAQISEIICQTSVTVVDVSVEAASENIEGEPPTENAEVTSNTILQPHASEEAMAICTGLGTKEIAKVALEKPATALVECMAVVHDVLGTEVLIEDKPASPEEGTVVEDGVFMAQVQQVETTDLEPAVENSQDDGEAIQVATESCEPEIESIGVVTTLLEESVVLQTTTVSENSPKAEVVNPITPTCETTICTQSIEVSEPTVETKAVKMDMELLDAATEEHAPIAEVFQVVNEDISFTTCSTTMTTITKESVVVSSEEALITETVVGITPLSVESDQVASSEEVTIKEEETVVEATAVETVKPESPAVGEQATEKMEEIQDDVQQPSESETQSQVIAQAIIQDAIDKVSETTPEPQEPATAPSPVQATAGTEKEIQTENIVVSDTPVAVVCDIPAPKSPPQLHVAMEVIDTIALEVTESLDAKVEEEEEEKEQVEELKQAVEVKVSEEETVVLEEVVEGVAEVEKEESQEEEVKPQSEESEENKEIEIHMPVQVVLQTAHLVEEQLVEEEAVVEFDSNGPVNNNTSVEPASPASVKKLSTLSEEAQAPASGEETEAAEDHSETEKKTSGKCAEVMAQVMEVIEEAVKEIEPVSTEITAAS